A portion of the Vulpes vulpes isolate BD-2025 chromosome 5, VulVul3, whole genome shotgun sequence genome contains these proteins:
- the TUT1 gene encoding speckle targeted PIP5K1A-regulated poly(A) polymerase isoform X1 — protein MDKDKGVFAIVEMGDTGTREAVLSQPQHSLGGHRLRVRPREQKEFQSPASKSPKGAAPDSHQLAKALAEAPDVGAQMVKLVGLRELSEAERQLRSLVVALMQEVFMEFFPGCVVHPFGSSINSFDVHGCDLDLFLDLGDLEESQPAPKAPESPSLDSALASPLDPQALACTPASPPDSQPPSPPDSEALDFETPSSSLAPQTPDSALASETLASPQSLPPASPLQEDLGEGNLGKALELAEALKGEKPEGAAMLELVGSILRGCVPGVYRVQTVPSARRPVVKFCHRPSGLHGDISLSNRLALHNSRFLSLCSELDERVRPLVYTIRCWAQGRGLSGSGPLLSNYALTLLVIYFLQTREPPVLPTVSQLTQKAGEGEQVEVDGWDCSFPRDASRLEPSTNKEPLSSLLAQFFSCVSCWDLRGSLLSLREGQVLPVAGGLPSNHWEGLRLGPMNLQDPFDLSHNVAANVTSRVAGRLQNCCRAAANYCRSLQFQRRSSRGRDWGLLPLLQPTSPSSLLSATPIPLPPAPFTQLTATLARVLREALGCHIEQGTKRLRTDRGGPEESPQGGTNKRLKLDGQEKSCEEGLEEQQECVRDHSEDGVEEMVVEVGEMVQDWVQSSGRPGEPPQTTTKQLATGGEGQPGHEALAEQRPQGPDADAAREGFWAETGKGVLLSSVSWRCALWHRVWQGRRRARRRLQQQTKDKGGGTAGTTAWLAIEAQVTQELRGPTGAAQRPEAEPLLTFVASASQADQTLTVTPIQDSQGLFPDLHHFLQVYLPQALRNLLK, from the exons ATGGACAAGGACAAG GGCGTATTTGCTATCGTGGAGATGGGGGACACAGGGACTCGGGAAGCTGTCTTGTCACAGCCCCAGCACAGCCTAGGAGGACATCGCCTGCGGGTCCGGCCACGGGAGCAGAAAGAGTTCCAGAGCCCAGCTTCCAAATCTCCCAAAGGAGCAGCCCCTGACAGCCACCAGCTGGCCAAAGCACTAGCTGAGGCCCCTGATGTGGGGGCACAAATGGTGAAGCTTGTGGGGCTGAGGGAGTTGTCTGAGGCTGAACGGCAGCTTCGGAGCCTCGTGGTGGCCCTGATGCAGGAGGTCTTCATGGAGTTCTTCCCTG GCTGCGTGGTCCATCCTTTTGGCTCTTCCATAAATAGTTTTGATGTCCATGGCTGTGATCTTGACCTCTTCCTGGATCTGGGTGACTTGGAAGAGTCTCAG CCAGCCCCAAAGGCCCCAGAGTCTCCATCTTTGGACTCAGCCCTTGCATCACCACTGGATCCTCAAGCCCTGGCCTGTACCCCAGCTTCCCCTCCAGACTCacagcctccttctcctccagaCTCAGAAGCCCTGGATTTTGaaactccttcctcttccctggcACCCCAGACTCCAGACTCTGCTTTGGCCTCTGAGACTCTCGCCTCTCCCCagtccctgcctccagcctcaccACTGCAGGAGGACCTGGGAGAGGGGAACTTGGGGAAGGCCCTGGAACTGGCAGAGGCCCTGAAGGGGGAGAAACCAGAGGGGGCAGCAATGCTGGAGTTGGTGGGATCCATTCTTCGGGGCTGTGTCCCTGGAGTGTACCGAGTCCAGACTGTACCCTCTGCCAGACGCCCTGTGGTCAAGTTTTGTCATCGGCCTTCAGGTCTTCATGGTGACATCTCCCTCAGTAACCG GCTGGCTCTGCACAACTCTCGCTTCCTGAGTCTCTGCTCTGAGCTGGATGAGCGAGTTCGGCCTCTTGTGTACACCATCCGCTGTTGGGCTCAGGGTCGAGGACTGTCAG GAAGCGGCCCCCTCCTCAGTAACTACGCCCTGACCTTGCTCGTGATCTATTTCCTTCAGACCAGGGAACCTCCTGTGTTGCCTACTGTGTCTCAGCTCACCCAGAAAGCAG gTGAAGGCGAGCAGGTGGAGGTGGACGGCTGGGACTGTAGTTTCCCCAGGGATGCCTCAAGACTGGAGCCCAGCACCAATAAGGAGCCCCTCA GTTCTCTGCTAGCCCAGTTCTTCTCCTGCGTCTCTTGTTGGGATCTCCGTGGCTCACTGCTGTCCCTGCGGGAGGGTCAGGTACTGCCTGTGGCAGGGGGCCTGCCCTCTAATCACTGGGAGGGCCTGCGCCTTGGCCCCATGAATCTCCAGGACCCTTTTGACCTGAGTCACAATGTGGCAGCCAATGTGACCAGCCGCGTAGCCGGGCGGCTACAGAACTGCTGCAGAGCAGCAGCCAATTATTGCCGAAGTCTCCAGTTCCAGCGCCGTTCCTCCCGGGGTCGGGACTGGGGGCTGCTCCCCCTTCTGCAGCCCACCTCCCCTAGTTCCCTGTTGTCTGCAACACCCATCCCTTTACCCCCTGCTCCTTTCACCCAGCTCACTGCCACCCTGGCCCGGGTGTTAAGGGAAGCATTGGGGTGTCATATAGAACAGGGAACCAAGAGACTGCGGACTGACAGAGGTGGCCCTGAGGAGTCTCCTCAGGGAGGGACAAACAAAAGATTGAAACTAGACGGACAGGAAAAAAGCTGTGAGGAGGGGCTGGAAGAGCAGCAGGAATGTGTCAGGGACCACAGTGAAGATGGGGTGGAGGAAATGGTTGTGGAGGTTGGAGAGATGGTGCAGGACTGGGTGCAGAGCTCTGGGCGGCCAGGGGAGCCACCCCAGACGACCACAAAGCAGCTAGCTACTGGAGGAGAGGGACAACCAGGACATGAAGCATTGGCAGAGCAGAGGCCTCAAGGCCCTGATGCTGATGCAGCCAGAGAAGGTTTTTGGGCTGAGACAGGGAAGGGGGTGTTGCTGTCCTCAGTGAGCTGGCGCTGTGCCTTGTGGCACCGAGTGTggcaggggcggcggcgggcccggCGACGCTTGCAGCAGCAGACCAAGGACAAAGGTGGAGGCACTGCTGGCACAACAGCATGGCTGGCGATTGAGGCTCAGGTCACCCAGGAGCTGAGAGGACCAACCGGTGCAGCACAGCGGCCAGAGGCTGAGCCGCTCCTGACCTTTGTGgcatctgcctcccaggctgaCCAGACTCTCACCGTGACCCCAATCCAGGATTCTCAAGGCCTGTTCCCTGATCTCCATCATTTCTTACAAGTTTACCTCCCTCAAGCACTTCGAAACCTCCTCAAGTGA
- the TUT1 gene encoding speckle targeted PIP5K1A-regulated poly(A) polymerase isoform X2, with product MAAVDSDVQSLPRGGFRCCLCHVTTANRPSLDAHLGGRKHRHLVELRAARKAQGLRSVFVSGFPRDVDSAQLTQYFQAFGPVASVVMDKDKGVFAIVEMGDTGTREAVLSQPQHSLGGHRLRVRPREQKEFQSPASKSPKGAAPDSHQLAKALAEAPDVGAQMVKLVGLRELSEAERQLRSLVVALMQEVFMEFFPGCVVHPFGSSINSFDVHGCDLDLFLDLGDLEESQPAPKAPESPSLDSALASPLDPQALACTPASPPDSQPPSPPDSEALDFETPSSSLAPQTPDSALASETLASPQSLPPASPLQEDLGEGNLGKALELAEALKGEKPEGAAMLELVGSILRGCVPGVYRVQTVPSARRPVVKFCHRPSGLHGDISLSNRLALHNSRFLSLCSELDERVRPLVYTIRCWAQGRGLSGSGPLLSNYALTLLVIYFLQTREPPVLPTVSQLTQKAGEGEQVEVDGWDCSFPRDASRLEPSTNKEPLSSLLAQFFSCVSCWDLRGSLLSLREGQVLPVAGGLPSNHWEGLRLGPMNLQDPFDLSHNVAANVTSRVAGRLQNCCRAAANYCRSLQFQRRSSRGRDWGLLPLLQPTSPSSLLSATPIPLPPAPFTQLTATLARVLREALGCHIEQGTKRLRTDRGGPEESPQGGTNKRLKLDGQEKSCEEGLEEQQECVRDHSEDGVEEMVVEVGEMVQDWVQSSGRPGEPPQTTTKQLATGGEGQPGHEALAEQRPQGPDADAAREGFWAETGKGVLLSSVSWRCALWHRVWQGRRRARRRLQQQTKDKGGGTAGTTAWLAIEAQVTQELRGPTGAAQRPEAEPLLTFVASASQADQTLTVTPIQDSQGLFPDLHHFLQVYLPQALRNLLK from the exons ATGGCGGCGGTGGATTCGGATGTCCAGTCGCTGCCTCGTGGGGGTTTCCGCTGTTGCCTCTGCCACGTTACTACAGCCAACC GACCCAGCCTAGATGCCCACTTGGGAGGCCGGAAACACCGACACCTAGTAGAACTACGAGCTGCCCGAAAAGCCCAGGGACTTCGAAGTGTGTTTGTCAGTGGCTTTCCCCGGGATGTGGATTCTGCTCAGCTTACTCAGTACTTCCAGGCATTTGGACCTGTGGCCAGTGTCGTCATGGACAAGGACAAG GGCGTATTTGCTATCGTGGAGATGGGGGACACAGGGACTCGGGAAGCTGTCTTGTCACAGCCCCAGCACAGCCTAGGAGGACATCGCCTGCGGGTCCGGCCACGGGAGCAGAAAGAGTTCCAGAGCCCAGCTTCCAAATCTCCCAAAGGAGCAGCCCCTGACAGCCACCAGCTGGCCAAAGCACTAGCTGAGGCCCCTGATGTGGGGGCACAAATGGTGAAGCTTGTGGGGCTGAGGGAGTTGTCTGAGGCTGAACGGCAGCTTCGGAGCCTCGTGGTGGCCCTGATGCAGGAGGTCTTCATGGAGTTCTTCCCTG GCTGCGTGGTCCATCCTTTTGGCTCTTCCATAAATAGTTTTGATGTCCATGGCTGTGATCTTGACCTCTTCCTGGATCTGGGTGACTTGGAAGAGTCTCAG CCAGCCCCAAAGGCCCCAGAGTCTCCATCTTTGGACTCAGCCCTTGCATCACCACTGGATCCTCAAGCCCTGGCCTGTACCCCAGCTTCCCCTCCAGACTCacagcctccttctcctccagaCTCAGAAGCCCTGGATTTTGaaactccttcctcttccctggcACCCCAGACTCCAGACTCTGCTTTGGCCTCTGAGACTCTCGCCTCTCCCCagtccctgcctccagcctcaccACTGCAGGAGGACCTGGGAGAGGGGAACTTGGGGAAGGCCCTGGAACTGGCAGAGGCCCTGAAGGGGGAGAAACCAGAGGGGGCAGCAATGCTGGAGTTGGTGGGATCCATTCTTCGGGGCTGTGTCCCTGGAGTGTACCGAGTCCAGACTGTACCCTCTGCCAGACGCCCTGTGGTCAAGTTTTGTCATCGGCCTTCAGGTCTTCATGGTGACATCTCCCTCAGTAACCG GCTGGCTCTGCACAACTCTCGCTTCCTGAGTCTCTGCTCTGAGCTGGATGAGCGAGTTCGGCCTCTTGTGTACACCATCCGCTGTTGGGCTCAGGGTCGAGGACTGTCAG GAAGCGGCCCCCTCCTCAGTAACTACGCCCTGACCTTGCTCGTGATCTATTTCCTTCAGACCAGGGAACCTCCTGTGTTGCCTACTGTGTCTCAGCTCACCCAGAAAGCAG gTGAAGGCGAGCAGGTGGAGGTGGACGGCTGGGACTGTAGTTTCCCCAGGGATGCCTCAAGACTGGAGCCCAGCACCAATAAGGAGCCCCTCA GTTCTCTGCTAGCCCAGTTCTTCTCCTGCGTCTCTTGTTGGGATCTCCGTGGCTCACTGCTGTCCCTGCGGGAGGGTCAGGTACTGCCTGTGGCAGGGGGCCTGCCCTCTAATCACTGGGAGGGCCTGCGCCTTGGCCCCATGAATCTCCAGGACCCTTTTGACCTGAGTCACAATGTGGCAGCCAATGTGACCAGCCGCGTAGCCGGGCGGCTACAGAACTGCTGCAGAGCAGCAGCCAATTATTGCCGAAGTCTCCAGTTCCAGCGCCGTTCCTCCCGGGGTCGGGACTGGGGGCTGCTCCCCCTTCTGCAGCCCACCTCCCCTAGTTCCCTGTTGTCTGCAACACCCATCCCTTTACCCCCTGCTCCTTTCACCCAGCTCACTGCCACCCTGGCCCGGGTGTTAAGGGAAGCATTGGGGTGTCATATAGAACAGGGAACCAAGAGACTGCGGACTGACAGAGGTGGCCCTGAGGAGTCTCCTCAGGGAGGGACAAACAAAAGATTGAAACTAGACGGACAGGAAAAAAGCTGTGAGGAGGGGCTGGAAGAGCAGCAGGAATGTGTCAGGGACCACAGTGAAGATGGGGTGGAGGAAATGGTTGTGGAGGTTGGAGAGATGGTGCAGGACTGGGTGCAGAGCTCTGGGCGGCCAGGGGAGCCACCCCAGACGACCACAAAGCAGCTAGCTACTGGAGGAGAGGGACAACCAGGACATGAAGCATTGGCAGAGCAGAGGCCTCAAGGCCCTGATGCTGATGCAGCCAGAGAAGGTTTTTGGGCTGAGACAGGGAAGGGGGTGTTGCTGTCCTCAGTGAGCTGGCGCTGTGCCTTGTGGCACCGAGTGTggcaggggcggcggcgggcccggCGACGCTTGCAGCAGCAGACCAAGGACAAAGGTGGAGGCACTGCTGGCACAACAGCATGGCTGGCGATTGAGGCTCAGGTCACCCAGGAGCTGAGAGGACCAACCGGTGCAGCACAGCGGCCAGAGGCTGAGCCGCTCCTGACCTTTGTGgcatctgcctcccaggctgaCCAGACTCTCACCGTGACCCCAATCCAGGATTCTCAAGGCCTGTTCCCTGATCTCCATCATTTCTTACAAGTTTACCTCCCTCAAGCACTTCGAAACCTCCTCAAGTGA